The DNA region ATCCACCTTAAATATCCTAATCAGCTTAATGTATACCTAACCTCGGGGTTGCTCATTGCCGAGCATACTTACGGCTTTGTGGTGCATGGCACATTAGGCAGCTTTGTTAAAATGCGTACCGATGTACAGGAAGCGCAGCTTGATGCCGATATGATGCCAACCGATGAAGGTTTTGGCATCGAGCCCGAAGGCAGCGACGGTAAACTGGTGCTTATGGGTGCCGACGGGCAAAAGACCGTGGAGTGGATAAAGTCACCCAAAGGTAATTATAATGGCATATTTGATGCCGTGTATCATACCGTGCGCGAAAATGCGTTATTCCCGGTAACTGAAGAACACATCGCCTGGCAAATTGAATTGCTTGAAAGCTAAAAATGTTGTAACTATGCTTATTAAATGCTAATTAATATAATGAAGAAACTGTATTTACTGCTTTGTCTGATTATTGCCGCCGGGTGCAGCCAGGCACAAACACCGCCTGCTAATTCCGGCTTGCCGCCATATCACATCCTCACTACAGACAGTGTTTACGTTACTCCTGCCAACCTGAAAAAGAACAAACCGGTAATGGTGATCTATTTTTCGCCCGATTGCAGCCATTGCCAGCACCTGATGTATGATCTGAAACCTGAGCTGCCCAAATTAAAAAATGTGCAGATAGTGATGATCACCTTTATGCCGATGCTTAAAGGGATCCAAACTTTCCAGCGCGATTTTGATCTGGCTAAATACCATAACATTACTATCGGCACCGAAGGCTACACCTACCTGGTACAGAAATTTTATAGTGTACAAACAACTCCATACATCGCCATTTATGATAAGTATGGCAAATTATTTCAAACTTATCCCAAAGTACCTAAGATCCCGGTGTTGATGGAAACCATTAAAAAAGTATAAAGTATTTTCACTTTAAAATAAAGCCGGTTAAACCACATTAAGTTTAACTGGCTTTATGTTTTCAATATTCGTCCCATCAGGGTCTCTCACAGAGGATCCTGATGTATACGCCATGCAAGTTCGTTGTTCTAACTCTTGAACGCCGCAACCCTCAGGGCCCTCTGCGAGAGACGCTGAGGGGGACATCAAATCAATAGTCAAATTGGGGTGATTTTCATAAGTTGAACCCCTCCGGGGCTCAGGTAAGGGGTGTGACGTTATTTCTACAAACCTTTTCCCCTCCCGGGGGATTTTACAATTTAATAAACATATATTAATTGCTGATGGATAGGTGCACCAGAGGTGCAAAAGGGTTGTAGCTCGTAAAGTGATAGAATATCCTTTGCCCCGGAGGTCCAAAACACAACGCCTTGCTGTTTAAGCGGCAAGTTTTGTGGGTAAACTTAAATCTGCGAGAGACCCTGAGGGAACACAAATCAGTGTAATCGGTGAAATCAAAAATCAATCGGTGTAATCCCCAAAAAATCAAAACCAATCAACGGTACCGATTACGCTTCATAATAGTTACCTTTGCGGCCAATATTTAAGTTGACAATGAAGAATACCGCATTAACCGATATCCACGTAAAAACCGGTGCCAAAATGGTTCCATTTGCCGGTTACAATATGCCCGTTCAATACACCGGTATTAACGCCGAACACGAAACCGTGCGCAAGGCTGTTGGTGTTTTTGACGTAAGCCACATGGGCGAATTCATTTTAAAAGGAGAGAACGCGCTTGACCTGATTCAGCGGGTAACCAGTAACGATGCCTCAAAATTATACGATGGCAAAGTGCAGTACTCATGCCTGCCCAATGAAAATGGTGGTATTGTTGACGATCTGCTGGTTTACCGTATCGACGAGAAAACCTACATGCTGGTGGTTAATGCCTCAAACATTGAAAAAGACTGGGATTGGATCTCAAAATATAATACCAATGGTGTTGATATGAAAAACATATCTGATCGTACGTCACTATTGGCTATCCAGGGCCCTAAAGCTGCCGAAGCCTTGCAAAGCCTAACTGAGGTTGACCTGGTATCGATGGAATACTACACCTTTAAAAAAGGAACTTTTGCGGGTGTTGATAATGTGCTAATATCAGCTACAGGCTATACAGGTGCGGGCGGTTTTGAGATCTATTTTGAAAACCAATATGCGGAGCAGATCTGGAACGCCATTTTCAAAGCCGGCGAACCATTCGGTATTAAGCCAATTGGTTTAGGCGCACGTGATACCTTACGTTTGGAGATGGGTTTCTGCCTTTACGGTAACGACATTGATGATAACACCTCACCGCTTGAAGCCGGTTTAGGTTGGGTAACCAAATTCAATAAAGAATTTACCAACGCCGAAGCCCTGCAAGCCCAAAAACAAGCTGGTGTGAGCCGCAAGCTGGTAGGTTTTGAAATGATAGACCGCGGCATCCCCCGTCATGATTATGTTATTGTTGATGCGGATGGCAATACTATAGGTAAAGTAACCTCGGGCACTCAATCGCCATCCTTGCAAAAAGCTATTGGTATGGGCTATGTAGATACCGCTTTCGCCAAAGAAGGTACCGAGATCTATATCAGCATCAGGGACAATAAAATTAAGGCGCAGATTGTAAAACCACCGTTTTATAAATAGGGCCCCTAACCCCTGAATGGAGGAACGCTTTCAAACTCCCCTCTCGAGAGGGGGCGCGGAGGAAAGAGCGGTTGCAGGGGTGTGTTGTACATCGTTTATTGGTGCATATTAACACACCCCTGCACCCCTCTGAAGAGGGGAATCGCGCAGCCCCAGCTTTTTATCTCTTTGTTATAATTCATTAATTTAAATTAAAAAATGTCTGAAAATACAACTATACAAACTCCCCCTTCAGGGGGCCGGGGGGCACACGTTTGCCTAACCCCTGCATTACTGCCGCTTTTTAATGTGGAAGACTACATTGTAGTGGTTATTGATATTTTCAGGGCAACATCATCTATTTGTTATGGTATTGAAAACGGTGCTGAGGCTATTATACCGGTATCACAAGTTGAGGAATGTGCCGCG from Mucilaginibacter sp. SJ includes:
- a CDS encoding TlpA family protein disulfide reductase, which encodes MKKLYLLLCLIIAAGCSQAQTPPANSGLPPYHILTTDSVYVTPANLKKNKPVMVIYFSPDCSHCQHLMYDLKPELPKLKNVQIVMITFMPMLKGIQTFQRDFDLAKYHNITIGTEGYTYLVQKFYSVQTTPYIAIYDKYGKLFQTYPKVPKIPVLMETIKKV
- the gcvT gene encoding glycine cleavage system aminomethyltransferase GcvT, giving the protein MKNTALTDIHVKTGAKMVPFAGYNMPVQYTGINAEHETVRKAVGVFDVSHMGEFILKGENALDLIQRVTSNDASKLYDGKVQYSCLPNENGGIVDDLLVYRIDEKTYMLVVNASNIEKDWDWISKYNTNGVDMKNISDRTSLLAIQGPKAAEALQSLTEVDLVSMEYYTFKKGTFAGVDNVLISATGYTGAGGFEIYFENQYAEQIWNAIFKAGEPFGIKPIGLGARDTLRLEMGFCLYGNDIDDNTSPLEAGLGWVTKFNKEFTNAEALQAQKQAGVSRKLVGFEMIDRGIPRHDYVIVDADGNTIGKVTSGTQSPSLQKAIGMGYVDTAFAKEGTEIYISIRDNKIKAQIVKPPFYK